The genomic interval ATGATGAACAATACTACACTGATGAAAATGACACCAACATTTTTTAACAATGTTTTAGTATTTCATTTGTCCAACTTCTTCAGCAAACATTGCAGTTAAACACTCCTCCCAAATACAGTCTTAGAAGCTGGTTGTGTTTTGTAAGTAATCGCTACACTCTAtattcagtgatgctgaggtctgggctTTGGCTCAGACCAAAAATCACCAGCAGCTTTGATGTTTAATGtgcaaatattatttttatctatttccttttctcagtaacttCTTCTTAACAACTctgcatcctttcagacccacagtgttgaaTTTCGTTGTAAGATCTGAAGCAAGAGTACTATAGTGTGCTGTACCGTGTCTGTTTTGGTGGTCTACCAGGTCATTGCCAGGCACAGAGTCCCATTTTCTCTATATCTTATAATCTTTTTTTGATTTCCACATTTAGAAAATCCTCTTTTCATGTCTTCCTTTTTGACTTCTTTTTTCCCAagtgtattattttatatcTAAAAGCTAATATCTAATATCACATTTTCTTTAGAAAAAATAATCGCTATATTAATAAATGAGATGTAGGGTGTATACTGACTTTTACACTGCACTGTACATTTGCATATGAGCTTTAAATTGTGTTAAGTGTATTACACTCAGTAGACAGGacagtaaaatatattaaaatttagAGTTACCTACACCAAGATAGTATCTAAACAAAGGTAAACAAAAGACACCAAATAAACCAAGGAAAACAAGTAGATACTAAAGATCATTCCATGTGCAATCAGTGCATCGTCCTTTCTTACATTCTTTTTTACTCCTTCTGAAGGCAAGATGGCGCCCTCTAGAGGATGATCTGGTTCTTGAAGCTCCTGTTGAGATCTTTGTGAGGAAGCACAATTGAGTTTCGAATGATGACTTCTGAGGGAATGTTCACATTGCAACCTGATGGAAAAATGAGAAGCATCGTATGAATGTAATATAAATGCAGATTACTGATAAGTCACTTGGCTAGTCATGACCTGTATGGGTTCGGTTTCTGACCATCACAGACCTACAGGAAGGAGAGCCTTGTAACAGAAAGATGTAGCTCCATCTGCTGGGCAGATTTCCTTAATTGTATTTGAAAGTATTCTCTTGGGGATATAGTGTTCTCACTGATCCTGGAGACCTGCTTGCCTGCAGTGTTTAGTGGGAAGTTCATTAGTGTATTATATGAAGAGGGGTCAGATTGTGGATAAAATCAGACTCAAGAAGATAGAGCTCCCAGAACTGTGTTAGTGGACACTGGTGAACATATTCCAGTTATAAACATGCTGCTGTCTATTTTTGAaggattattatttaaatttgtaatAGAAAAGCACAACGTTTATCCTGAAATGAACATCTCCCTCTGGAGAAGACTTGAGTGAAGAACCTGCGCACTGCAGTGAAAGGAGTTTGTCTGTGTGACAGCTGGGAAATCCCAGGAAGTCTTAAAAGCTTCTTCAGAACCAAAAATAACATCTGGGATATGTTTCTCTCGGAGATTCTGATATAATTCCAACAGATTGTTGCCTTCTCTTACACAATGTTCTGTTTGTATGTTGCCCTTGCTAGAgtttataaaaacaaagtgCTTACCCAAGATAGTAATGGAGGGAGTCAAGCCCCCGTCCTTGAACAGAGTCTCACTGTCAATTTTAGCAAAGGGGTCATTGGGGTTCGGGTCACTTGGGGTCCCCTCCACTCTCGCCCACTTTCCAATTGTACTGTCCCACCCAACAATGCTGTTCAACACACAGCAGTGATCCTGCCACAGAGAACATGTACATGTCATTCTCTCACAGCACTTTTCTGCAGTTAACAGATACTGCGTAATTACATGCCACTTATCTTAAAGGTTTACTACAAACAGAGTAagtaaatgtttatgtatatatCACAAATAAAAGTGGTGAACAGATGTGAGACATCCAACAATACAAGAAATAGATGgcaaatttaaaagaaaacaacctATACTCCAGCACACTAATAATCACAAACTTCCACAACTTCAGGCGATAAGTTTGAAATCTTAAAGAAAGatagacacattcactcactcacacctatggacacttttgagtcgccaattctcCTACAAACATACGTTTTTGGACcctattaaaaacaaatattaatgacatttaatgGAAAACTACATTTTAATTCACCACAGTAAAGGCGTCACTAGTGAAAATATAACattactattttttatttatacaggaggtcctcaggttccgtcagtccagagttacgatgtttcgtggttacgacataTCTCCCATTTATTGTATAAAGCcatgtttcgacttaagtggttttgcgtcgtaaacgtcgtaaagcgaacttcgtgtttggtgtgtgcggcgcggcggaagaatacacggttacgcggctcgggaccaaggaggataggtgttaggataggataagtgcttacagtatgttatttacgaacagtatgtacgtatgttccgacttacaccgaataatcggtttacgacgcgacgtaggaacggatcaacgtcgtaagtcgaggaccccctgtatttgtAAATCCCATTCCTAACAATAAACATAAGGGAAAAAAGCTTTGTGTGGTCTTTAAtgaattttgaaattaaatccAAAATTGACAGCCACATTATTCACATCCTATTCACTGGTCAGTTTCTGAGCTTAGAACCGCTGTTGACTGTGATACTGTGCACATGGTGGacatgcagtgacactgatgtactAATTAATGTTCTGTAAATGTTGGAGTTAGAAAAGATACAGTAATACCTCAATCTGTCAATCATGCCaaaagttttgtttttgcttttcttttgcATCAGTAAACTCAGAACACCGTACCTGGAGTGTAGCCCCATGTAATACTATAGACTCCTTCACTCGAACCCCTGCCCCAATGGATACTCCTTTCCCTATTGAGACATTAGGGCCCAgctaaagaaaaataaacacagttattCAAACAGAAATGAACAGTACTTGATGAACTTTTAGTGATAATGTGATGTTCTTACCACAGCAGAGGGGTCAATATTAGCCGTCGGATGGATGTATACATCTCCTAAACGGACAATAAACAGTCATAATCAATGAGCAGTCCCTACGTTATAAAACTAGAGAACAtaatcaaaacaacaacaacaatgttttttttttactgtttaatattttatcatattattttatgtaaatatttaccattaaaataaaacttaaaataatCGTAATTCAAATATTCGTTCATTTTTATATCAACTCCCgttatttaatttcataattaaatgatgcattattattattattatttttatgattattaGACATGCGCTGATCATTTGTCTACTAGATTTCTTTCTGCTGAAATGGTACATTTTATTATGCTGTGTTTCTCCTTTGCTGTCCTGCAGTGGTCTGTAACACTGGTCCTACACTGACACTTTTACAGCTTGCGCAGCAGTAGCTCATCAGTGGCAGCACTGGCCCTGTGGGACTGTTTATATGAGGAACATTACACAAGTGATTTATAATATGTTCAATCTGAATATTAATTTCCTGGGTGTAACCACAAAAattgtattacatttttaattttactgaAAAACAAGTCCAGCTCAATACACAGAAAATAGCAAAACAACAGAAGCAGAACAGAAAGTCCACCCTCGCACAGTAATGGCATCTGTAGCCTCAGGTTTCAAATGATGGAAAATGTTATTTAGTTAggattgttgtttttttacatttcagttcACAACCACAACAATAGAATATCAATAGAAATCATAATTGAATATTAGTCAGTATTAGGAGCAGTAGTACCTATTATTTTTGGCCCTCCTTCTCGATTTGTGGTCAGTCTTTCTGGATGGGTCTCATGATACCGTTTCAGGTACAAACGACTGGCATATATCGCTGACCTGTCAGTCAAATTCCATATGGGTCACATGTTGGGGTTAATGATGAAAAACATAaagacacagaaacaaacatgcAAAGGGGTGTATGTTTTCTTCTTATACCCTGCAGATTTAATCTGACTCCAGAAGTGCTGTGTCTTGTAGACGTAGAGTTGTTTCTGTGCTGCCAGTTTTGTAAAGATGTCCTGCTCCAAACGAATCACTTCTGCCATCGACCTTCCATTCTCTCTGTGTGGACAGATCAGTTCAAGAACCAGGAGATAAAATAAATTGTAGCCATGTGCTATCAATTGTGACTGGTGAAATTATGCGTGTTGCAAAATCTGGAAATCCCCTTGttataatgttaaaaataaatcgTAAATCTGATACTCACTGGAGTTTTTCTTCTTGATTCTTCTGAAACACTGTCCCAATGTGACCAAAAATCTCAGGTGTGAATAAGTAGATGCCGCAGTTGATAATGTCACTTACAAAAGTGCTGGGTTTCTCCACAAAATGAAGCACCTGAAGGCAGAATGACAACACAACCATTATTGCGCATCATATCCTCATCAGTTAACAAAAGCAAATAGTAAAACAGGACGTACCTCATTCGTTTCCTGATTTTCCACAATGCATCCATAATTCAGTGACTGTTCGCGGTTAGCCTGAGGAAACGTGACAACAATAATGTCACAATTAACAAAATGTTGCACGGTTTATACAGTACAATGCAGAGCTGAGAGACCAGTTCTCATTTAGTTAATAGTGCATTTAAACATTAAGCTCCACTCTCACTTCAGATTTAAGGAAATATCTAGTGGTGTTTCCCTCCACTGTGAAAAAACAACTCAACACTATGGCTGTGAAAGTACAATAGACATCCCTGGATTATGAGAAAACATCCAACATCTAAGTTTGAACATTGGAAATGTGGAAGATTATCCCTAAAGTTtactactaaaaaaaaaaactccctcagGACCTAAAGAGGAATAACTTCATTTAAGACTTTTCCATGAATTCTCTATCTTTAATATCACTTTTTAATTTACCGTAGTGCCAAGAATTATTCCACAGTGGGAGCCCTGGCGCTGGCGGTGGAATCTGAGCATGTCCTGCAGTGGGAATTCCGAGCAAACATCAGCGTTCATCAGGAAGAATGCAGAAGGCCCTCCAGAAAAGATCTGGTCTCGGAAATGATAAATTCCACCCCCTGTGCCCAAAGCAGCAAACTCCTGCAGGTATCTGAATACAGAGTCATCAAAAGACATCAAGATGCAGAGAATTAACACACACTGCTTGTTTGTCTGTTggtcttttatttcattttatctcATCCCATTGCTAAGCTGGTGACCTACAATTATATCTGCCCTTTGAAGCATGGTGAGGATTCGGCCTTAAAGAGACTGCACGATTGTCTCGTGGACATAAAATCTGGAGGGCCAAtcattttctgaaagtgtataTGAGCAAAACAGAAGTGGTCTTGTTGGGCTCATCGGATTTGACCAGCGGTTACCTAAGAAACCTGGACCATCTTGCACACTACATCAAACCTCAAGTAAAAAAATGTAGGAGTGATTATTTCGGAGGACCTCAAGTTTCAAAAACAGCTTTTTTCATTTTGAGAAATCACTAAGTGGCCTTGAAAAGATAATTCATGCATTTATTTCATCTCGGCTGGATTACTGTAACTCACTGTTGCTTGGAGCCAGCCAGCCATTCATTAGCACGCTTACAGTTGGTACAAAACACTGCAGCTCGTCTTCTCACTGGTTCAAAAAAGTATGATCACATTACACTAGCATCTTTACACTGGCTCCCAATTCAATTCAGAATCCAATTTAAAGTTTTACTGTGGGTATATGGGATGGCTCCCAATTATATACTATATACCTATTTCCTGAACATCTTCTCTTGAAGGTTCCCTGTGCTAAGACAACTGTGCTGCTCCAATGCTCTGGAAAGATCCATCGTGCTTCCTCTCTATTGGCATAGCTGTTTACAAAACTAAAAATGCATCTACTGTATATCGTTTGGCTTTTGAAAATGGCTGATTATAGTGTTTCAAGCAATGTCTTTGACATAAGTCTTTGTTTGTTCTTAATTGGATTCTAGGAAATGTAAAGCACTTTAGTGCACCTTTGTTGCtgttaaatgtgctatataaatacattatatctacttacttacttactaacAGTCAAATATCAAACCGAATATGAAGATAAGGCACTAATGACATTTTTGTTCGAAGCAGACAGCACCAAGCTACAGTCGTACTCAAATGTCTGAGCACCCTTAGACAAGCTGtcagttttataaatgaaaATTAGCACACTTCctttacagagaacacacaagtAATCCAAAGGCTTACAATAAATCAAATAATCTTTGTTTATTAAATCTAAACACTGAACAACTAACATTAACATACAACCTGGAATATTTCCAGAAATAATTCATCCATCATGTCACTTTGTGTTGTGTGCAATTTTTACTCCAAagtatgtatttgtgtgattcTTCTAGTCGGGGGTTCTTTTTTATCAGGGATTTTCACTAAAGGAAACTGAGTGATATTAGCACATTTAGATTCTGTAACCTCTTTATCCTGTTCAAGTTTGCACAGGGTCCAGAGGCTACTGAGGGTCACTAgatgcaagacaggaacacaccctggataggGCACcaagcaccacacactcacacagtcactcacaccagtggataCTAAGAATAGCCAATCCAGCCACCTAccggtgtgtgtttatggactttGGGTGTAAACCGGATAAaccggtggaaacccatgcagttatagaacacaccaaactcttcacagacagtgacccggggCAGAGTTTGAACTCACATCCCAGGaacccttcattttcaaagtccAGTatataccattcattcattcattcattcattcattcattcattcattatctgtaactgcttatccagttcagggttgtggtgaagtatataccagtgtgtgttatttaaaaatacatagaaGTTCTAAGATTTATTCTGTACTCTTACCTTATTGGGATTTTAAACTCTTGTTGGGCTGAAACTAAAAAGCGATTGAGCTCCTCATTGGGCTGGTAAAAGCCGATCAGGATGACCTCTTTCATGTCAGGAACCTGTTGGAGAAGAGCAGTGGATCTTTACAAAGTCCCACTCACTGTGCTCAGGTCAATACTAATTTCCTGTCGGAACAAAACCttgcatttccattttattaatgCTTCATTATTTGTATAGAAATGACTATcttggagatatgaggttttctTAAATCTGTTTAAATCAGATGGCTGTAATAATGCACATTCATGAAAGTATTCAGAGGTTTTATTTCTCACCTTGGCACATGCCTCTAAGTGATGCTGGAGCATGGGGACACCAGCCACAGGGAACAGAGGTTTTGGAACCTCAAATGACAGGGGGCGGAACCGGGTTCCTGATAAAGAACACACAATTCCATCAGCTCTTTCTTTTAAAAACTCATTTTCTTTTCATCACTGAAGAGTAAGAGGTTTAGCTCCCTGTGACCCTAAATATAAAGTCTGTAGGGTGGATTAAGGTATTATGGAGCTTTATGTCATATTAAAGTGGTTTTAAATATGGTTTTATAGAACGTTTTTTAAAGGGGCCCTGCCATACAATTTTTGTCTGTTTACGCCAGATATATAAGTGGCtttaaatactaaaaaaaaaaatcatcttaaTTCATTCTTACATGAGAATTTTCCAAGCTCTCTTTATCCCTAAGTGATTATGGTGATTTCATCACTGATGTGTGTAAATTGTTATTATGTTGCCCTAGTTTGCACCTCATTTAAGTGCACCTCAATGTGAATGGCACGGTAAAATTGCTACAGACTGAATATGCGGATATATCTAAAGTACATGTAAAATACATTGGTTTTTATGATGGCAACATCATAGTATAATTATCTAAAAACAGATTGTTCTTCCAGAATTGCTCCTATACATTTACCAGAAAGTGAAAGCTACATTTGACAATTTTGCAGTGTTTATACTTAATAtcaaagtattttattttgtaaattatgtaatgtattgggcggcacagtggtgcagcaggtaggtgtcgcagtcacacagctccagggacctggaggttgaggcttcgattcccgctccgggtgactgtctgtgaggagtgtggtgtgttctccctgtgtctgcgtgggtttcctccgggtgactgtctgtgaggagtgtggtgtgttctccctgtgtctgcgtgggtttcctccgggtgactgtctgtgaggagtgtggtgtgttctccctgtgtctgcgtgggtttcctccgggtgactgtctgtgaggagtgtggtgtgttctccctgtgtctgcgtgggtttcctccgggtgactgtctgtgaggagttggtgtgttctccctgtgtctgcgtgggtttcctccgggtgactgtctgtgaggagttggtgtgttctccctgtgtctgcgtgggtttcctccgggtgctccggtttcctcccacggtccaaaaaacacacgttggtaggtggattggcaactcaaaagtgtccataggtgtgtgtgtgtgagtgaatgtgtgtgtctgtgttgcccagtgaaggactggcgccccctccagggtgtattcccgccttgcgcccaatgattccaggtagactctggacccaccgcgaccttgaactggataagcgcttacagataatgaatgaatgtaatattttgtgCCAGTACTTTATGTGTTAAAAATGGTATTGATCTTGGCCCAGAATTACAAAAACACTTATTGCAGTTTCTTTTAAACTAAGGAATCTAAAGTAAATTTTCATTAGAAAAGTCTACTATTAAGTATTATTTGTGGGAGTACTGTACCACACAGTACAATATCTATAACTAAATATATGTGGAATATTACCAAGTATCTCAAAGTCAAATGGAAGTGTCTAATATGAGAATTCCATaattatctgaataataaaataataaatgaaattaaaacattttcgaATATTATCATTAAATGTTTTACCAACTCATCCCAATTGTTTTGAtttaatactctctctctctctctctctctctctttttttttattagaaaatCTTTCTGTGGTGCAGAAAATCCAaaagtagtttattaaccttaaggtggtcaacacacaatagcacagagcactatgtgaatgtggaggaagaagatgttttcacagagagtttataaaggtagtttatacgtcataagcaTACGATAATCACTCtaagtttctgcaagcttattttccttagagacatcccagtttgataaacaaaatgtaggacaaaatgttttgtttttgataaagcactgacctcAAAACTGACCTGACACACGTTTTCTGAGTTCTGTTGAtggttagaaatgaatatacaaacaaaacaaacagacagggTCCtttaacagagacatataaaaattttCCATTACAATTTCTTAGTTTGATCTGTCCACAATGATGGAGAGCCAAAGAGCTGAATGTCTTTTAAAAGTGTGATTGCAGTTTCACCAGAGTTCCCAATATTTTACTGTAGTTATCTATCAATTAATGCACTACAGCACTAGGCGACCTCCAGTGGTCAACAGGTGTAAAAACACAACTCCTCTACGTAGTGCCGTTCTCCAAACAGACAAAATAACTCAGACACAAATGGTGTTTTCTTAATCATAGTCTTCATATATTACCGTTAATTTGTACACGTTAAAAAGTTATATAAGTGCAACTTTAAAGCTACCTCAGggaaattattatataaaatgtttttacgtGTGCTGCTTTAAACATAGTTTTATGTGAATGCAAGTGTCTTTTGTGACTGTGGTTTTAAAACTGGTGTAGATTCTTTAGTTTTTTGCTGTTCATTGTGAGATAAAATAGTCCCCTAAGAAAAAGACCATTTGAAATAACGAGAATTTAATTTATATGAATGTTtatatttgcatgttttaaGTGCGACCCCCGGTTACTATCACAACTAgttctgccaaaaaaaaaaaagtgtcagtaACTCTTTTACCAAATGAACCGTTTTGTTTCgaatctctctgaatgtatgtTCACGTTTCGATAACTAAATTCTGATGAAATGTTATAGATGTGGAACTTCCCTTTAAAGTCATTATTATGTGATTATACGCTGCACCATTTTAGACCAAAATATCTTCGTCGACAACAGGTGCAGTTTAAATACCCCACTATTCCTACCAGACTCGTAATTTAAAGACAGACGCTTTATTCTTTTGTAAGAAAACGAGCTGCTGCTGTAGAATGGTCAAACATTGTAATTAGAATATGCCTTTTATACTCTGTCAAAGTCCTGAGATTACAAACTGTGATTTtggagtcattcattcattcatagtctgctCTTCTTCAGCGCCACGTCATCGAAAAACGGTCAGTTGTTGAGTAGCAGTTTCTCTCATCATTATTCCACCAGCATTTCCGTGCAGAAACATACATTCGAAGCTACAAATTAAACCTTACCTTTCTGAGGACCCCCGATGAGAATGACTGCTTTCAACATCTTCGAAGTAGCTACAGTTACGGTTAAATAAAGACCCGAGGAATGGCACTTTTATTCACTCTGCTCCTTCTGTCACCTCAAAAACAGAAAACTGTACTCAGTAGAGGCTTGGAAAGGTTATAGCTGTTTACAAACGCTTAAAAGTTTAAAATCTGTAAACCCACGTACACTGATATACAATATCACTGTATCCATTAAAACTCCAGTAAGGCGGAAGTTTGCCTCCTACAGTTACTGTCTCATGAAGAGGTAGATTCTAAACGGCTCCATGTCGGGGATGTAGTGCACTAGTTCGGCGGTAGACGCCTTTGTTTCGCCACATAATATAACGCACTAGGTAAGAAGCATACATGCGTTTGGGATCGAGCCCATAGCTGAAAATCCCGCCTACACTGCTTTTCTGTGTCGACGTCTTCTGGAATCTGGACAGACCTGCTGATGCTGAGGTGGACCACCTGTTTTTATCGAACAAACCGATGGTCATTCTTTGGATTACGAGGCATTGACGACCACATTTACTTCTAAAAGCATTTATGAACAAACCTAGAAACAGAGGCTTTCACCACAATTGACCAAACAGCTACGGAAATTTgtttgatattttgtaaccaaaacACCATGGTGTGCAACCTCTGCATTAAATTTGGCCTGCCCTGGCTTATCTTAAATGCTGTCTGGGTCAAcatttataactgtaattctGCAATAAACCGTTATTTAactcttaatttaaaaaaaaaaaaaaaaaaaaaaaaacctacataATTGATGCAGCAGTAAACTGTGGTTATCTCTGATTCCACAAGATGGCAGAACACAATCCTATATTTCAAGTGTCTatatcataaaataaataaataaaaagttttggAGTCATATTTTGgatgaaatgtgtaaatatttctaaagattaaaaaaat from Hoplias malabaricus isolate fHopMal1 chromosome 3, fHopMal1.hap1, whole genome shotgun sequence carries:
- the gmppab gene encoding mannose-1-phosphate guanyltransferase alpha-B; this encodes MLKAVILIGGPQKGTRFRPLSFEVPKPLFPVAGVPMLQHHLEACAKVPDMKEVILIGFYQPNEELNRFLVSAQQEFKIPIRYLQEFAALGTGGGIYHFRDQIFSGGPSAFFLMNADVCSEFPLQDMLRFHRQRQGSHCGIILGTTANREQSLNYGCIVENQETNEVLHFVEKPSTFVSDIINCGIYLFTPEIFGHIGTVFQKNQEEKLQENGRSMAEVIRLEQDIFTKLAAQKQLYVYKTQHFWSQIKSAGSAIYASRLYLKRYHETHPERLTTNREGGPKIIGDVYIHPTANIDPSAVLGPNVSIGKGVSIGAGVRVKESIVLHGATLQDHCCVLNSIVGWDSTIGKWARVEGTPSDPNPNDPFAKIDSETLFKDGGLTPSITILGCNVNIPSEVIIRNSIVLPHKDLNRSFKNQIIL